In Flavobacterium sp. GSB-24, the genomic window CAAATGATGTAATTAAAAATGCTGTTTTTGATTATATGCGTTCTAAAAACGGAAATATTGTGGCTGTTGTAGATAAGAAAAAGGAATCTGTTGTTAATTATATTAAACAAAATCAGAAAGGTGTTGCATTTGCATCTTTAACTGAAACTGGAGGTCTGGATGTTGCGAATTTAAAAAGCCTTTTAATTCCAAACCGAATGAATTATGTGGTGATGGAAACGGCAAATACTGCAATGATTAAAACTACAATTAAAGCACTAATTGATTCTCAGAAAACGTGTCAGGTTCAACTGGTAATTCTAGAACCAAACAGTACATTGGATACTGATGAAATTAGTTTTGATAACTTAGTGAAATTAAAATTAATGTATCCTTCTGTAACTCGTGAAAGTGACGACCAAGCAGTTTTAATTTATGAAAAGCAATACCGTCTGAAAAACAAAATAAACCCAACTACTTATGCAACAAGAGGTTTTGATGTTACTTTTGATACGATGATGCGCTTGGTACAAGGAAAAACTTTTCAGGAAACGGCAGATTTAATGACTACACAGCAGGTAGATAATAAATTTCAATATTATAGAAAAGAAGATGGCGGACACGCTAACAAGGGTGTTTACATCTTATACTATGACAGTGACTTAACTTTAAAAGTAGCAAATTAATGACATCAAAAGTAACCTATTTAGGAGATTTAAGAACAAAATCAATTCATGTGCAGTCAGGAAGCGAAATCATTTCTGACGCACCATTAGATAATAACGGAAAAGGCGAGGCTTTTTCTCCAACAGATACAGTTGCAAATGCTTTAGCAAGCTGCATGATGACGATTATGGGAATAAAAGCCCGTGATTTAGAGGTTGATTTTGTTGGCTCTACAGCCGAAGTAACAAAAATCATGAATGCAGAACCAAGAAGAATCGGCGCAATAGAAATTGTGTTTGAAATGCAAGGCGTTGCTGATCAAAAGAATAAAACTATTTTGGAACGCGCTGCAATGACTTGTCCTGTATTCTTAAGTTTAAGCAGTGAAATCGAAAAGAATATTACTTTTAACTGGAAGTAATTTTTAAAGCAATAACTAGAGCCATCTGAATAAAATCAGGTGGCTTTTTTTTGGGATGGATAGACCTAAAATAAACAAGAGAGCACTTTTTCAATGATGCTCTCTTGCCTTCTTTAACTAACCAATATTTATTCTGAAAATTCCAATTTTTTCAATTTATTCCAGCCGCCGCGGGTGAAATCTGGAATTTCTACCGGAGCTGAATTATTATCTAATGAAATTTCAGTCAACGGACCTAAACAAGACCATTCTGCTAAATCATATACATCCATATCCAGCGGCAATCCTTTTTGCAGACAATGAATTAAACGATAGTCCATAATAAAATCCATTCCGCCGTGACCGCCTACTTTTTTTGCTTGTTCTTCGATTCCTTTTGCAATTGGATGTTTGTATTTTTCCATTAAAGCTTTTTTCACTTCTTCAGGAACAAAAGAGTGCGCGCTTAATTTTTCGTGATTTGGTTTTACATCGTCACCTAATTCTTTTCCGTCCAAAGCATAACCTTCTAACGGGTATTTATTAGCAAAACCTTTTGTACCACTCAATTGATACATTCTGCTGTACGGACGCGGAGAAGTTACATCATGCTGAATCTGAATTGTTTTTCCATTTTCAGTACGAATCATCGTCATGGTATGATCTCCGTTTCTAAAATCTTTTATTTCTTTACCTGATTTTTCTTTGATGTAAGCAGGATTTCCAACCGCTTTTGTGTCCATAGAAACCAAGAAATTCATTTTGTCACCACGATGAATGTTTAGTGCCTGACACGCTGGCCCCATTCCGTGCGTTGCGTATACGTCGCCTCTGTGTTTAATGTTGTAATCCATTCTCCAGTTGTTCCAGTATTCGCCCCAAAATGGTTGTAAACCATGAATATAAGAACCTTCTGCATGAAGAATTTCTCCAAACAAACCTTGCTGTGCCATATTTAAAGTCGTTAGTTCAAAGAAATCATAAACGCAATTTTCCAATTGCATGCAATGTTTTCTTGTTTTTTCTGAAGTGTCAATAAGTTCCCAAATTTCTTTCATGGTTAAAGCGCCAGGAACTTCAATAGCGACATGTTTTCCGTCTTTCATTGCCTGAACTCCTATAACAGCGTGATGCAGCCAGTCTGTTGCTACGTAAACTAAATCTACGTTTGGCAATGCCGTTACTTTTCTCCATGTATTTTCATCGCCGTAAAATTCTTGCGCTTTTGGGAAACCAGCTTTGGTTAAAATCTCATTTGCTTTCGACGTGTTTTCCTTAGTCATGTCGCACAACGCTACAATTTCTACACCGGGAATATGTGTCATGCGTTCTACAGCTCCGGGACCGCGCATTCCAAGGCCGATAAAAGCAACACGAACGGTCGGAATCGGGTCTGCTGCCATTCTCAGTACATCTTGCTGTCCTTTTGCTCGTGCAGGTGTTTTGGTCTTAATCATTTGTGCGGTTGCAATTGTCCATCCGAACAAAAGAAAAAGAGCTATAATAGATTTAAAAAAGGTAGTTTTCATGAGTGATTTTGTTAGATAATTTTTAAAACAACCTCTCTAATGAACCAAATTAGAGAGGTTTTCAAAAACAAAACAGATTCAAAGGATTCTAATAATTATTTTTGACTACTAAATCTTTTCATTAATGGCGTTACATGTTTTTTAGTATCGTCATCTAATGAAGCCAATGCTTTATCTGCTTCGGCTGGGGTATATTTTGTTAATCCTGTAATTCCTGCCGCAATTACGTTGTACGATTGCTCTTTAATACTTTCTTCCATCAATGCTTTATAAGAAGTATCACCAGTAGAAGCTAATTTTACAATAGCATTTGCTCTTGCAATGGTCTTTTTATCATTTTTAGCAATGTCAAGAAGTGTTTTTAAAATCTGATCTTTGGTTTGTTTTTCATTTAAATCAATTGCTTTAATACTCAGTACTCGTAAGTCTTCTTGAGGATCTTTCAAACCTTCCAATAAAATAAGTTGTGACTCCTGACTTCTGTCTTTTGAAGCAAATTTTATAGCTTCAATTCGGTTGTAATACGATGGCGCATTTTTATATTGATAAAGATAATCAGCAGAAGTTTTTTTATCTACATTCACTTCGCCAACTAGGATTTTATCTGGGTCTAAATCTATAAATTCAGGTTTTGAAGGAAGGTCAAAACTGAAACTTTGTTCTCTTTTAGTAATTAAAATATCCTTTCTTATCTTAGTTCCGTTTACGTAAAAATCAACTTTTAAAGGCAATGTAAACGTTTGCACTGCACTATCCTGAGATTGACTAATCGTAATGATAATTTTTCCGTTAGCGTATTTGTAAGTTACATCAAGAATTGGACTTCCAGCATTGTAATACCATTGATCAAAATAAGGCAGCCAGTCTTTTCCAGTTACTTCTTCCATAGACAAACGCAGCTGATGCGGTTCTCCAGATTTGTAAGCATTAGTGGTTAAATAATGATTCAATCCTTTAAAAAAGGCTTCGTCACCC contains:
- a CDS encoding OsmC family protein; translation: MTSKVTYLGDLRTKSIHVQSGSEIISDAPLDNNGKGEAFSPTDTVANALASCMMTIMGIKARDLEVDFVGSTAEVTKIMNAEPRRIGAIEIVFEMQGVADQKNKTILERAAMTCPVFLSLSSEIEKNITFNWK
- a CDS encoding Gfo/Idh/MocA family oxidoreductase, which translates into the protein MKTTFFKSIIALFLLFGWTIATAQMIKTKTPARAKGQQDVLRMAADPIPTVRVAFIGLGMRGPGAVERMTHIPGVEIVALCDMTKENTSKANEILTKAGFPKAQEFYGDENTWRKVTALPNVDLVYVATDWLHHAVIGVQAMKDGKHVAIEVPGALTMKEIWELIDTSEKTRKHCMQLENCVYDFFELTTLNMAQQGLFGEILHAEGSYIHGLQPFWGEYWNNWRMDYNIKHRGDVYATHGMGPACQALNIHRGDKMNFLVSMDTKAVGNPAYIKEKSGKEIKDFRNGDHTMTMIRTENGKTIQIQHDVTSPRPYSRMYQLSGTKGFANKYPLEGYALDGKELGDDVKPNHEKLSAHSFVPEEVKKALMEKYKHPIAKGIEEQAKKVGGHGGMDFIMDYRLIHCLQKGLPLDMDVYDLAEWSCLGPLTEISLDNNSAPVEIPDFTRGGWNKLKKLEFSE